In Anaerobacillus isosaccharinicus, one genomic interval encodes:
- a CDS encoding GerAB/ArcD/ProY family transporter — MTEKIHFTQLAVIVYMIQSGIILFGLPRIVAEAFGTNAWLAIIGLSGIVLINLYLIILVYKRGNGKSMFVILEDGLPKLILYPLYVYLIVSFGLLGVLVAKNYALLVQLTMFPDINPNLLLAYFLIVAMFFVSKGIYNMAKITVICFFFTIWTIFLLVLVVPEFSFVRLTPFIFQDALDPFGSGLDAYSAFLGFELTLFLIPYIQRDGTFGKAIVVGHIFTTFIYTAVCFMAMGFFSLDQLRATLYPTQEILKFMETPVIERIENFVFGVFMLKIIVTTVFYHWAALEITKQLFKKTKKTKLLFFLFFSTFSIATIPTIQREVNEWFAIVVNPYIFFVFCFPLLLLLLLWIKSKQAGREKDIA, encoded by the coding sequence ATGACAGAGAAAATTCACTTTACTCAATTAGCAGTCATTGTCTATATGATCCAATCAGGGATTATCTTGTTTGGCTTGCCAAGGATTGTCGCTGAAGCTTTTGGAACAAACGCTTGGCTTGCAATTATTGGCTTATCAGGTATAGTGCTCATAAATCTATACTTGATCATTCTTGTTTATAAAAGAGGTAATGGGAAGTCAATGTTTGTCATCTTAGAAGATGGTTTACCGAAATTGATTTTATATCCACTATATGTCTATCTGATCGTTAGTTTTGGATTACTTGGAGTACTTGTAGCAAAAAATTATGCATTGCTCGTTCAGTTAACGATGTTCCCTGATATTAACCCAAATCTTTTATTAGCGTATTTTTTAATTGTTGCAATGTTTTTTGTAAGTAAAGGGATTTACAATATGGCAAAAATTACTGTCATTTGCTTTTTCTTTACAATTTGGACAATATTTTTATTAGTATTAGTTGTACCAGAGTTTAGTTTCGTGCGTCTTACACCGTTTATATTTCAAGATGCGCTTGACCCATTCGGTAGCGGTTTAGATGCTTATTCAGCATTCTTAGGTTTTGAACTAACTTTATTTTTAATCCCGTATATTCAACGGGACGGAACTTTCGGGAAAGCAATTGTGGTAGGCCATATATTTACGACGTTCATTTATACTGCGGTTTGTTTTATGGCTATGGGTTTTTTTAGTTTAGACCAATTACGAGCAACTTTGTATCCAACCCAAGAGATCCTCAAGTTTATGGAAACACCTGTAATCGAACGAATAGAAAATTTTGTCTTTGGCGTTTTTATGTTAAAAATAATCGTTACGACAGTTTTTTACCACTGGGCTGCACTTGAAATAACAAAACAACTATTTAAAAAAACAAAAAAAACAAAACTGCTCTTTTTTCTATTTTTTAGTACGTTTTCAATTGCTACAATCCCAACTATTCAAAGGGAAGTAAATGAGTGGTTTGCAATCGTTGTAAATCCTTACATTTTCTTTGTGTTTTGCTTTCCATTACTATTGCTATTGTTACTTTGGATCAAATCGAAGCAGGCTGGGAGGGAAAAAGACATTGCGTAA
- a CDS encoding Ger(x)C family spore germination protein, with amino-acid sequence MRKLLFLLGTLLFITGCAQERIVEDLGFIHSAAYELNESENAEKEGKLIMTITLPQIAPTAEDKLTLTTTANTSKEGRTQLSRQTERVLVSGQLRTALFSDNLARVGFLDTIDTLKRDHSIGLNVKIIVVNGSSKELLMGEYPQHPRIGRYIYEMIEKEAQTHVTVDTTLYEFIRDYHDDGIDPIVPLIKKGKEELILNGIGLLKGDQLVMEVHPKDGRVFKMLHGDYLGGTITKEIHLKNEPKEDDYLYISFNTLESKRKVMVKSPSEIQVNLEVKGGIDEYTGHLELTEDEVQKEIEKDLAKYIKEIGEKLIKEMQEKQTDSLGFGQYVRNQSSYNSWKKMNWKEEVYPDAKITFNIDVKLKGFGSVK; translated from the coding sequence TTGCGTAAACTACTTTTTCTCTTGGGTACGTTGCTGTTTATAACTGGCTGTGCTCAAGAACGAATTGTCGAGGACTTGGGCTTTATCCATAGTGCAGCGTATGAATTAAATGAATCAGAAAACGCAGAAAAAGAAGGAAAACTAATTATGACAATTACTCTTCCACAAATAGCTCCTACTGCTGAAGACAAATTAACATTAACAACGACGGCAAATACAAGTAAAGAAGGTCGAACCCAACTATCAAGGCAAACAGAGCGTGTGTTAGTCTCAGGACAATTAAGAACAGCGTTATTTAGTGATAACCTAGCTAGAGTAGGTTTTCTTGATACCATTGATACATTGAAACGCGATCATTCGATTGGTTTAAATGTTAAAATCATTGTCGTTAATGGAAGCAGTAAAGAGCTTTTAATGGGTGAGTATCCTCAGCATCCAAGAATAGGTCGTTACATTTATGAAATGATCGAAAAAGAAGCGCAAACACATGTGACAGTTGATACGACATTGTATGAGTTTATTCGCGATTATCATGATGATGGGATTGACCCGATTGTACCACTCATAAAAAAGGGAAAAGAAGAATTAATTCTTAATGGAATTGGTCTTTTAAAAGGTGATCAGCTAGTCATGGAAGTTCATCCTAAAGATGGGCGTGTTTTTAAGATGCTCCATGGTGATTACTTAGGAGGAACAATTACGAAAGAAATCCACTTAAAAAATGAGCCGAAAGAAGATGATTATTTATACATTTCGTTTAATACGTTAGAGTCGAAACGGAAGGTAATGGTGAAGTCTCCTTCTGAAATTCAGGTTAATTTAGAAGTTAAAGGCGGGATCGACGAATACACCGGACATTTAGAGTTAACGGAAGATGAAGTGCAAAAAGAAATTGAAAAAGACCTGGCAAAATATATAAAAGAGATAGGGGAAAAACTGATTAAGGAAATGCAAGAGAAACAAACAGATAGCCTAGGGTTCGGTCAATATGTAAGAAATCAATCTAGTTATAACAGTTGGAAGAAAATGAACTGGAAAGAAGAGGTCTATCCAGATGCAAAGATTACATTTAATATAGATGTAAAATTAAAAGGGTTTGGAAGCGTGAAATGA
- a CDS encoding DUF2935 domain-containing protein, translated as MIETTNIISPWEEHSFWLEVLEDHAYFVRDHLSPSEKEYVATANQYIQAFGRLREKLSRINRNLSSAANELLEFSKEAWPIVTGYYQFEGLMQNLRVQNKVNLNLSPTYLNGTLGENQEYIRILSYYVNGQEFPPLPLVDLLDLWLEDQLGHAVLFRNVLDPIELALSNQTEMYINRFQGFIVQNKQMRSLLRFSPPGIPRQQRLSRQIGLTTIEMYKFVEEVIALYLGTEMFTRTTLRFLEHHLPETCYFIKKLSYYAPELKAEAAKCPLTKPSFC; from the coding sequence GTGATTGAGACAACAAATATAATAAGTCCGTGGGAAGAACATTCGTTTTGGTTAGAAGTACTAGAGGATCATGCATATTTTGTTCGTGATCACTTATCACCAAGTGAAAAAGAATATGTGGCAACGGCAAACCAGTACATTCAAGCCTTTGGTAGGCTTCGAGAAAAGTTATCGAGGATAAATCGTAACTTATCTTCGGCTGCGAATGAACTACTTGAATTCTCTAAGGAAGCATGGCCGATTGTCACTGGTTACTATCAATTCGAAGGTCTAATGCAAAATTTACGAGTTCAAAATAAAGTAAACTTAAATCTGTCACCTACCTACTTAAACGGGACGTTAGGAGAAAATCAAGAATATATTAGAATTCTAAGCTATTATGTAAATGGTCAAGAATTTCCACCACTTCCATTAGTTGACCTATTAGATTTATGGTTAGAAGACCAATTAGGGCACGCAGTGCTATTCCGTAATGTCCTTGATCCTATTGAACTTGCTTTATCTAATCAAACTGAAATGTATATTAACAGATTCCAAGGGTTTATCGTCCAAAACAAGCAAATGCGTTCTTTATTGCGTTTTTCGCCCCCGGGAATTCCTCGTCAACAACGACTTTCTAGGCAAATCGGACTAACGACAATAGAAATGTATAAGTTCGTAGAAGAAGTAATTGCCCTTTATTTAGGTACTGAAATGTTTACAAGGACAACGCTTCGCTTTTTAGAACACCATCTTCCAGAAACATGTTATTTCATAAAAAAATTAAGCTATTATGCTCCTGAATTAAAAGCCGAAGCAGCTAAATGCCCCTTAACGAAACCATCATTTTGCTAA
- a CDS encoding spore germination protein: protein MDENKWLNKNKLVSSTDSNQNDAEQTTSTDENGEPSLEVILQLFEDCHDLIEKNYCEDEVKILFLSSIIDGQKLEKDVLEPLSSLEESEVLKWLKKKDITEAKTLKEIKDEILSGCAAIFFENKAYFYNVFGAEKRGVEKSETETVIIGAHDAFVEDIKTNLSLIRRRLKSSNLKVIRLRVGEVSKTDAYLLYIDGLVDMEMVAEMKKRIIDVEIDSVYDTNMLSQLIDESPDSLFPQYYNTELPEVVRSKLVAGKMAVLVDGSPVAISAPTSFFEFIQSPDDYNQRWWIGTSIRLLRAIAIFITVLFTAVYVAVISFHYEVLPEDLLLTLAESRARVPFPPLIEALLMEVTIELLREAGARLPTKVGQTIGIVGGIVIGTAAVDAGLTSNVLIIAVASSAIASFVLPSYNMSNAIRIVRFVIIILAGFLGVYGIMIGLAWFIIHVSSLTSLRTPYLIPVSPFYMQDWKDILIRAPFWSMKKRPVQTKTKNPIHQKMKH from the coding sequence ATGGATGAGAACAAGTGGCTAAATAAGAACAAGTTAGTTTCATCTACTGATTCTAATCAGAATGATGCCGAACAAACTACTAGCACTGACGAAAATGGAGAGCCTTCATTGGAGGTTATTTTACAGCTATTTGAGGATTGTCATGACTTAATTGAGAAAAATTACTGTGAAGATGAAGTCAAAATCTTATTTTTAAGTTCGATTATTGATGGCCAAAAATTAGAAAAGGACGTTTTAGAGCCGTTATCTTCATTAGAGGAATCGGAGGTTCTAAAGTGGCTTAAGAAAAAAGATATAACGGAAGCAAAAACATTAAAAGAAATTAAAGATGAGATCTTATCTGGGTGTGCAGCTATATTTTTTGAAAATAAAGCGTACTTTTATAATGTATTTGGAGCTGAAAAACGCGGCGTTGAAAAAAGTGAAACAGAGACGGTTATAATTGGTGCTCACGATGCGTTTGTCGAGGACATTAAAACAAATTTATCACTTATTAGAAGAAGGCTAAAAAGTTCTAATCTTAAAGTGATAAGACTTCGCGTAGGTGAAGTTTCGAAAACAGACGCCTATCTATTGTATATCGATGGTCTCGTTGATATGGAAATGGTCGCAGAAATGAAGAAGCGCATTATCGATGTAGAGATTGACTCAGTTTATGATACAAATATGTTGTCACAACTAATTGATGAATCACCAGATTCTTTATTTCCCCAATATTATAATACAGAACTCCCTGAAGTTGTTCGCTCTAAATTAGTTGCTGGGAAGATGGCTGTACTTGTAGATGGAAGTCCTGTTGCAATAAGTGCACCAACTAGTTTTTTTGAGTTTATTCAATCACCTGATGATTATAACCAAAGATGGTGGATTGGGACAAGTATACGACTTTTAAGGGCTATTGCAATTTTTATTACCGTTTTGTTTACAGCTGTTTATGTTGCCGTTATTAGCTTTCATTATGAGGTGTTGCCAGAGGACCTCTTACTTACATTAGCGGAATCAAGGGCGAGAGTTCCCTTTCCCCCTTTAATTGAAGCTCTATTAATGGAAGTAACCATTGAGCTACTACGTGAAGCAGGGGCAAGATTACCAACTAAAGTAGGGCAAACAATTGGGATTGTTGGTGGGATCGTTATTGGAACAGCGGCAGTTGATGCAGGACTTACTAGTAACGTTTTAATTATTGCTGTAGCAAGTTCCGCAATTGCATCCTTTGTATTACCAAGTTATAACATGAGTAATGCGATTAGGATCGTTCGTTTTGTCATTATTATCTTAGCAGGATTTTTAGGCGTTTATGGAATTATGATTGGACTTGCTTGGTTCATTATTCATGTTTCAAGTTTAACAAGCTTAAGAACCCCATACTTAATTCCGGTTTCCCCTTTTTATATGCAAGACTGGAAGGATATCCTTATTCGCGCTCCGTTTTGGAGCATGAAGAAAAGACCTGTGCAAACAAAAACAAAAAACCCTATCCACCAAAAAATGAAGCATTAA
- a CDS encoding ATP-binding protein, which yields MPNEKAKILIIEDQHNSSLQQILCAEMYEPIVANSEEKALKYLLQNDFAVIVIDESFFSKREMIETVKNREGWKHTSVIFITSKKTESECENFVISKGTIDYVSRPINPFLLRSKINTFVEIFLKQNELDKKRLFWEQKLMELQDSYDNLEKLIIDKTAENIRLKDEIFHLDRLNKVGEIAAGIAHEIRNPMTTVLGFLQLSVENETKTPKHIVHLMIDELTRANSIISEYLHLAKNRASQIEKVDLNEVLKTLHPLLQAEAILTRKTIELDLCEDCSIDVDDKEIRQLILNLTLNGLESMEASGVLTIKTSVKKNQIVLAIQDQGHGIDMEILNKVGTPFFTTKEKGTGLGLAICYQIVSRYEANIEIESNKSGTTFFVLFPKK from the coding sequence ATGCCTAACGAAAAAGCAAAAATATTGATAATAGAGGATCAACATAATTCTTCGCTACAACAGATTTTATGTGCTGAAATGTATGAGCCGATTGTGGCCAATTCGGAAGAAAAAGCTTTAAAATATTTATTACAAAACGATTTTGCAGTCATCGTAATTGACGAATCCTTTTTCTCTAAGCGAGAAATGATTGAAACGGTTAAAAATCGTGAAGGTTGGAAGCATACTTCTGTTATCTTTATTACTTCGAAAAAAACTGAAAGTGAATGTGAAAATTTTGTTATTTCAAAAGGCACGATCGATTATGTTAGTAGACCTATAAACCCTTTTCTATTAAGGAGTAAAATAAACACGTTTGTAGAAATTTTTTTAAAACAGAATGAATTAGATAAGAAAAGGCTTTTTTGGGAACAGAAGTTAATGGAACTACAGGATTCTTACGATAATTTAGAAAAGTTAATAATAGATAAAACAGCAGAGAATATTAGATTAAAAGATGAAATCTTTCATTTAGATCGATTAAATAAAGTAGGTGAAATTGCAGCAGGTATTGCTCATGAAATTAGGAATCCAATGACAACGGTATTAGGTTTCTTACAATTATCAGTTGAAAACGAAACAAAGACGCCAAAGCATATCGTCCATTTAATGATTGATGAGTTAACAAGAGCAAATTCGATTATTTCTGAATACTTACATTTAGCTAAAAATAGAGCTTCACAGATAGAGAAAGTCGATTTAAATGAAGTGCTAAAAACGCTTCATCCTTTACTTCAAGCGGAAGCAATATTGACAAGAAAAACAATTGAACTTGATTTATGTGAAGATTGCTCAATTGATGTAGATGACAAGGAAATTAGACAGTTAATTCTAAATTTAACCCTAAATGGCCTAGAGTCAATGGAAGCCTCAGGTGTTTTAACAATCAAAACATCTGTTAAAAAAAATCAAATTGTTTTAGCTATTCAAGATCAAGGACATGGAATTGATATGGAGATATTAAACAAGGTAGGTACACCTTTTTTTACAACAAAGGAAAAGGGAACTGGTTTAGGTTTAGCGATTTGTTATCAAATTGTCTCAAGGTATGAAGCGAACATTGAGATTGAGAGCAATAAAAGCGGGACGACATTTTTCGTTCTTTTCCCGAAAAAATAG